A stretch of the Acyrthosiphon pisum isolate AL4f chromosome A2, pea_aphid_22Mar2018_4r6ur, whole genome shotgun sequence genome encodes the following:
- the LOC103311830 gene encoding F-box/LRR-repeat protein 2 isoform X1: MDISSDVWGQLALEASQVYIDDGTGGPAKSPYAGTTIEKLPDKVLLNIFSYLSHKEICSMSRVCRKWRTIAYNTSLWYSVSLRPEISGLHVTSLDFLLSLISVRFGSSLRYIELPIELITHTVLHELANRCPNLTHMLLDFSTAMQLHDFSELQAFPTKLKYLCVCLSEVIFMEGFMRKIYNFINGLEILHLIGTYEKVEEEEEEIYEVINVHKLKSATPNLRVINLYGINFIDDSHIDAFSSNCIQLECLAVNYCSKVTGSTMKTLFQRSKRLRCLLMNQTNLISEYLMQVEWEKSSIQELDISGTDLSTECLIDMLVRIPNLKFLSAGQMNGFNDTVLSSFMEMGNVRNLIALNLDYSDNLSDEGLYKFLSRYGHQLQGLSLAGMPHITDQLWNTVLPVLNNVIIMVMGTQERLSGNVLVDQLMDGIATNCPRLERLELKWDPDNLRFSDKSQKAIDIFRVKCLKLKCLVLSDGRYYEIVKANFERADRLTVVRTTTCCSVSNYYLLQNYKDLIFN, from the exons ATGGATATATCGTCAGAC gtctgGGGGCAGTTAGCATTAGAGGCTTCTCAGGTGTATATCGATGACGGTACAGGAGGACCCGCCAAGAGCCCGTACGCCGGAACG acGATCGAAAAATTACCGGATAAAGTTTTGCTGAACATATTTTCGTACCTGAGCCACAAAGAAATATGTAGTATGTCAAGAGTGTGTAGAAAGTGGCGCACGATTGCGTATAACACGTCCCTGTGGTACAGCGTATCTCTGAGACCGGAAATATCAGGACTTCACGTCACGTCTCTGGACTTTTTGTTGTCTTTGATCAG tgTGAGATTCGGCTCTTCGTTGCGCTACATAGAGTTGCCAATCGAGCTTATAACGCACACAGTCTTGCACGAACTGGCCAATAGGTGTCCAAATCTCACTCATATGCTACTCGACTTTTCGACCGCCATGCAACTACACGATTTCAGCGAGCTCCAAGCGTTCCCCACCAAGTTGAAATACCTCTGCGTGTGCCTGTCGGAAGTGATCTTCATGGAAGGGTTCATGAGAAAAATCTATAACTTCATCAACGGACTGGAAATACTTCACCTGATAG GTACTTACGAAAAAGTCGAAGAGGAAGAAGAAGAGATTTATGAAGTGATAAATGTGCACAAACTCAAATCGGCGACGCCAAACTTGAGGGTCATAAACTTGTACGGAATAAACTTCATCGACGACAGCCACATTGATGCGTTCAGCTCCAATTGTATACAACTTGAGTGTCTGGCCGTGAACTATTGCTCCAAGGTCACGGGGTCTACAATGAAAACGTTATTTCAGAGAAGTAAAAGGCTCAGGTGTCTCTTAATGAATCAAAcga ATCTCATCAGCGAGTATTTAATGCAAGTGGAATGGGAAAAATCTTCGATTCAAGAATTAGACATATCTGGGACCGATCTCTCTACCGAATGCCTGATCGATATGTTAGTTCGGATACCGAATTTGAAGTTTCTGAGCGCAGGCCAGATGAACGGATTCAATGACACTGTGTTAAGTTCGTTCATGGAAATGGGTAACGTCAGGAACCTGATCGCGCTAAATTTGGACTATTCGGACAATTTGTCGGACGAGGGACTTTATAAATTTTTGTCCCGTTATGGACATCAGCTACAGGGGCTTTCTTTGGCCGGCATGCCACATATTACTGATCAACTGTGGAACACAGTCTTACCGGTTCTCAACAATGTCat AATTATGGTTATGGGCACTCAAGAGAGACTATCTGGTAACGTGTTAGTAGATCAACTTATGGACGGTATAGCTACTAATTGTCCGAGATTAGAAAGACTCGAATTGAAATGGGATCCGGATAATTTAAGATTTTCGGATAAAAGCCAAAAAGCGATTGATATTTTTCGagtaaaatgtttgaaactCAAATGCTTGGTTCTAAG cgATGGAAGGTATTACGAAATAGTGAAAGCAAACTTCGAAAGAGCAGATAGACTAACGGTGGTTAGAACCACTACATGTTGTAGTGTCTccaattattacctactacaaaattacaaagatttaatatttaattga
- the LOC100164639 gene encoding sulfotransferase-like isoform X1 — translation MYIKYENLEDKIAKRLDDLFGVKDCLIEVNPGKCILPPKYKDLGQRIKNMEVRPDDVWLVSYPRTGSTWAQEMVWCICNDLDFVKAKSMIGQLRTPLLELTALMGNDTSKLKDELGNSVEQVENMASPRFIKTHLPVPLLPEQLDSVKPKIVYVTRNPKDMCVSYYHYCKLIHGLHGSFEEFCDLFIQGKTPIGPIWDHILGFWEQKDEPNVLFIKYEDMKKDLKGAIRQVSDFLDKHLTDEQVSALEDHLSFNSMKKNPALNLEPILAMMEKQPSKETNPDETFIRKGKVGDWKNYMSEELSAKFDKFTEENLQGTNLAFETN, via the exons atGTATATAAAGTACGAAAATCTTGAGGATAAAATCGCTAAGAGACTGGACGATTTGTTCGGCGTTAAAGACTGTCTGATCGAAGTCAACCCAGGAAAATGTATACTTCCGCCCAAGTACAAGGATTTGGGCCAGAGAATTAAAAACATGGAGGTCAGACCTGATGACGTATGGCTTGTGTCGTATCCAAGAACag gaaGTACTTGGGCTCAAGAAATGGTTTGGTGTATTTGCAATGACTTGGATTTCGTAAAAGCCAAGAGCATGATTGGACAACTAAGGACACCGTTATTAGA gttgaCAGCCCTTATGGGCAACGACACGAGCAAATTGAAAGACGAACTGGGCAACTCGGTGGAACAGGTGGAGAACATGGCGTCACCCAGGTTCATAAAAACACATTTGCCAGTCCCGTTGTTGCCCGAACAGTTGGACAGCGTGAAACCAAAAATCGTCTATGTGACACGCAACCCAAAGGACATGTGCGTGTCTTATTACCACTATTGCAAACTAATACACGGCTTACACGGGTCGTTCGAAGAGTTTTGCGATCTCTTCATACAGGGCAAGACACCGATCGGTCCCATTTGGGATCACATACTGGGCTTCTGGGAGCAAAAAGACGAGCCCAACGTGTTGTTCATCAAGTACGAGGACATGAAAAAG gacCTGAAAGGAGCTATCAGGCAGGTATCAGATTTTCTTGACAAACACTTGACCGATGAACAGGTTAGCGCTCTCGAAGATCATTTGAGCTTCAACAGCATGAAGAAGAACCCTGCTTTAAATTTAGAACCAATTCTTGCTATGATGGAAAAACAACCATCGAAAGAGACGAATCCCGACGAAACATTTATTAGGAAAGGAAAAGTTGGGGACTGGAAAAACTACATGTCGGAAGAGCTATCGGCAAAATTCGACAAATTCACAGAGGAAAATTTGCAAGGAACTAACTTAGCTTTTGAGACAAATTGA
- the LOC103311830 gene encoding F-box/LRR-repeat protein 2 isoform X2: MDSWLSVDVTTANVLSRDNRGSVRGVKTTIEKLPDKVLLNIFSYLSHKEICSMSRVCRKWRTIAYNTSLWYSVSLRPEISGLHVTSLDFLLSLISVRFGSSLRYIELPIELITHTVLHELANRCPNLTHMLLDFSTAMQLHDFSELQAFPTKLKYLCVCLSEVIFMEGFMRKIYNFINGLEILHLIGTYEKVEEEEEEIYEVINVHKLKSATPNLRVINLYGINFIDDSHIDAFSSNCIQLECLAVNYCSKVTGSTMKTLFQRSKRLRCLLMNQTNLISEYLMQVEWEKSSIQELDISGTDLSTECLIDMLVRIPNLKFLSAGQMNGFNDTVLSSFMEMGNVRNLIALNLDYSDNLSDEGLYKFLSRYGHQLQGLSLAGMPHITDQLWNTVLPVLNNVIIMVMGTQERLSGNVLVDQLMDGIATNCPRLERLELKWDPDNLRFSDKSQKAIDIFRVKCLKLKCLVLSDGRYYEIVKANFERADRLTVVRTTTCCSVSNYYLLQNYKDLIFN, translated from the exons atggATTCGTGGCTGTCGGTGGACGTGACAACGGCCAATGTCCTGTCCAGAGACAATCGAGGATCCGTCCGCGGAGTCAAgacg acGATCGAAAAATTACCGGATAAAGTTTTGCTGAACATATTTTCGTACCTGAGCCACAAAGAAATATGTAGTATGTCAAGAGTGTGTAGAAAGTGGCGCACGATTGCGTATAACACGTCCCTGTGGTACAGCGTATCTCTGAGACCGGAAATATCAGGACTTCACGTCACGTCTCTGGACTTTTTGTTGTCTTTGATCAG tgTGAGATTCGGCTCTTCGTTGCGCTACATAGAGTTGCCAATCGAGCTTATAACGCACACAGTCTTGCACGAACTGGCCAATAGGTGTCCAAATCTCACTCATATGCTACTCGACTTTTCGACCGCCATGCAACTACACGATTTCAGCGAGCTCCAAGCGTTCCCCACCAAGTTGAAATACCTCTGCGTGTGCCTGTCGGAAGTGATCTTCATGGAAGGGTTCATGAGAAAAATCTATAACTTCATCAACGGACTGGAAATACTTCACCTGATAG GTACTTACGAAAAAGTCGAAGAGGAAGAAGAAGAGATTTATGAAGTGATAAATGTGCACAAACTCAAATCGGCGACGCCAAACTTGAGGGTCATAAACTTGTACGGAATAAACTTCATCGACGACAGCCACATTGATGCGTTCAGCTCCAATTGTATACAACTTGAGTGTCTGGCCGTGAACTATTGCTCCAAGGTCACGGGGTCTACAATGAAAACGTTATTTCAGAGAAGTAAAAGGCTCAGGTGTCTCTTAATGAATCAAAcga ATCTCATCAGCGAGTATTTAATGCAAGTGGAATGGGAAAAATCTTCGATTCAAGAATTAGACATATCTGGGACCGATCTCTCTACCGAATGCCTGATCGATATGTTAGTTCGGATACCGAATTTGAAGTTTCTGAGCGCAGGCCAGATGAACGGATTCAATGACACTGTGTTAAGTTCGTTCATGGAAATGGGTAACGTCAGGAACCTGATCGCGCTAAATTTGGACTATTCGGACAATTTGTCGGACGAGGGACTTTATAAATTTTTGTCCCGTTATGGACATCAGCTACAGGGGCTTTCTTTGGCCGGCATGCCACATATTACTGATCAACTGTGGAACACAGTCTTACCGGTTCTCAACAATGTCat AATTATGGTTATGGGCACTCAAGAGAGACTATCTGGTAACGTGTTAGTAGATCAACTTATGGACGGTATAGCTACTAATTGTCCGAGATTAGAAAGACTCGAATTGAAATGGGATCCGGATAATTTAAGATTTTCGGATAAAAGCCAAAAAGCGATTGATATTTTTCGagtaaaatgtttgaaactCAAATGCTTGGTTCTAAG cgATGGAAGGTATTACGAAATAGTGAAAGCAAACTTCGAAAGAGCAGATAGACTAACGGTGGTTAGAACCACTACATGTTGTAGTGTCTccaattattacctactacaaaattacaaagatttaatatttaattga
- the LOC100164639 gene encoding sulfotransferase-like (The RefSeq protein has 1 substitution compared to this genomic sequence), translating into MYIKYENLEDKIAKRLDDLFGVKDCLIEVNPGKCILTPKYKDLGQRIKNMEVRPDDVWLVSYPRTGSTWAQEMVWCICNDLDFVKAKSMIGQLRTPLLELTALMGNDTSKLKDELGNSVEQVENMASPRFIKTHLPVPLLPEQLDSVKPKIVYVTRNPKDMCVSYYHYCKLIHGLHGSFEEFCDLFIQGKTPIGPIWDHILGFWEQKDEPNVLFIKYEDMKKVSEDCAGGCL; encoded by the exons atGTATATAAAGTACGAAAATCTTGAGGATAAAATCGCTAAGAGACTGGACGATTTGTTCGGCGTTAAAGACTGTCTGATCGAAGTCAACCCAGGAAAATGTATACTTCCGCCCAAGTACAAGGATTTGGGCCAGAGAATTAAAAACATGGAGGTCAGACCTGATGACGTATGGCTTGTGTCGTATCCAAGAACag gaaGTACTTGGGCTCAAGAAATGGTTTGGTGTATTTGCAATGACTTGGATTTCGTAAAAGCCAAGAGCATGATTGGACAACTAAGGACACCGTTATTAGA gttgaCAGCCCTTATGGGCAACGACACGAGCAAATTGAAAGACGAACTGGGCAACTCGGTGGAACAGGTGGAGAACATGGCGTCACCCAGGTTCATAAAAACACATTTGCCAGTCCCGTTGTTGCCCGAACAGTTGGACAGCGTGAAACCAAAAATCGTCTATGTGACACGCAACCCAAAGGACATGTGCGTGTCTTATTACCACTATTGCAAACTAATACACGGCTTACACGGGTCGTTCGAAGAGTTTTGCGATCTCTTCATACAGGGCAAGACACCGATCGGTCCCATTTGGGATCACATACTGGGCTTCTGGGAGCAAAAAGACGAGCCCAACGTGTTGTTCATCAAGTACGAGGACATGAAAAAGGTGAGCGAGGATTGTGCAGGTGGTTGTCTATGA